One genomic region from Microcoleus sp. AS-A8 encodes:
- the cas3 gene encoding CRISPR-associated helicase Cas3' encodes MPKQKHQRPYIFGRVFFPGEVKPDLDEVRLQPLGDHVGNVRRLVKQWKDFPCNDSRPRVLKATDLHDMGKPQRFAIQVNINAKGKFNNYIYSFRGHRFLAKSEDTWAQALARGHHDFSVGELTKDAYQLKKDSAYTSVLNQNPLAYAEELYILEMCDQIEAELACRILGDEEQAESRTFMDYTLSKADDQTYQLDPWPFKQEKLDLTFRYWSKNLSNEEKAKLKELSERNSASKVGDELDRIVKTWWHTQENNPKAEKRHITLKPLSQKYLEPQDGDTFYQQLAGFSPNPMQEEMFRAIAATEHPAILLKAPTGTGKTESILFPALARGYRLFLPLPARSLLEDQKERIEKYLIKFSDPDIFPENKDREISMVVDTGSQMYRRVYKNGKDITATLNINLRRHLYKGDVILTTIDKFLYRYFSFGDKQKSFVFPLRINQPKTLIGFDESHTYDEISFTNFQSLVKALYEAGRSLVLMTATMPPELAKRFDYLETIDYTTKFSQQPERCFEWKEHLVCNREEPGDFRNPDSFQKNFADIIVNEWKSRNQHSRIIAVAESVRDAAAIYQQLKDTLGCDTTSENRWLFLYHGRIAEQLRPKLYQAIKQRDDDKQPYIVVTTSAIEVGCDLNAEVLVSQICPPENLIQRAGRCNRKGNSPHAKVIVVGDRIPDFANSLDEAGWQKYQETLRSLKHFDTQLISQYISRSQQVEDYRVVELFSMLHDYVYSADLTCQPLHQRGLIPTRSWKPSINLVHLGKGHSISVPIDRLANGQKYADIYAYEKRYDKEKSQWDDEHLLGWGSAYGKEITVRISPDGVDVNLPPYDYDEKLGFVEIPKIFVKKWTDGAEEKLLYITGQHKAVISYIKSLDE; translated from the coding sequence ATGCCTAAACAGAAACATCAACGCCCATACATTTTTGGCAGAGTTTTCTTTCCCGGTGAAGTCAAACCAGACTTAGACGAAGTGCGTTTACAGCCTCTCGGCGATCATGTTGGGAATGTCAGACGACTTGTAAAGCAATGGAAAGATTTTCCCTGTAATGATTCACGCCCACGAGTTCTGAAGGCGACAGACTTACACGATATGGGTAAGCCTCAACGCTTTGCTATTCAGGTCAACATTAATGCTAAGGGCAAGTTTAATAACTACATCTACTCATTTCGAGGGCATCGCTTTCTGGCTAAGAGTGAAGATACTTGGGCACAAGCACTTGCGAGGGGGCATCATGACTTCTCTGTTGGAGAACTTACCAAAGATGCTTACCAACTTAAGAAGGATTCAGCTTATACATCCGTCTTGAATCAGAATCCGTTGGCATACGCTGAAGAACTCTACATTCTGGAAATGTGTGACCAGATTGAGGCAGAACTAGCTTGTCGCATTCTCGGAGATGAGGAACAGGCAGAGTCTCGCACCTTTATGGATTACACTCTCTCTAAGGCAGATGACCAAACCTATCAACTCGATCCGTGGCCGTTTAAGCAAGAGAAACTTGATTTAACTTTCAGGTATTGGTCTAAGAACCTCTCGAATGAGGAAAAGGCGAAACTAAAGGAGCTGAGCGAGCGCAATTCAGCGTCCAAAGTAGGAGATGAGTTAGATCGAATTGTAAAAACCTGGTGGCATACTCAGGAAAATAATCCCAAGGCTGAAAAGAGGCACATAACTCTGAAGCCTTTGTCACAGAAATATCTTGAGCCACAAGACGGTGACACCTTCTATCAACAGCTTGCTGGATTTTCGCCCAACCCAATGCAGGAAGAAATGTTTAGGGCGATCGCTGCAACAGAACATCCGGCTATTCTGCTAAAAGCTCCTACAGGAACAGGCAAGACCGAATCTATTCTTTTTCCTGCACTAGCCAGAGGATATCGTCTGTTTTTGCCATTACCTGCTCGAAGCCTCTTAGAAGACCAAAAGGAACGAATTGAAAAATATCTAATCAAGTTCTCAGATCCGGATATCTTTCCAGAGAACAAAGATCGCGAAATCTCAATGGTTGTAGATACAGGCTCCCAGATGTATAGGCGGGTCTACAAAAATGGTAAGGATATTACCGCAACCCTCAATATCAATCTTCGTCGCCACCTTTATAAGGGAGACGTTATCTTAACTACGATTGACAAGTTCCTATATCGCTACTTCTCCTTTGGAGATAAGCAAAAGTCTTTCGTTTTTCCACTCCGAATCAATCAACCTAAAACTCTGATTGGCTTTGATGAATCTCATACTTACGATGAAATTTCGTTCACAAATTTCCAGAGCTTAGTCAAGGCACTATATGAGGCTGGGCGATCGCTTGTCCTGATGACGGCAACCATGCCACCAGAACTGGCTAAACGGTTTGATTATTTAGAGACTATCGACTACACAACTAAGTTTTCTCAACAACCTGAGCGATGCTTTGAGTGGAAGGAGCATCTAGTCTGTAATCGAGAAGAACCAGGAGATTTTAGAAATCCTGATAGTTTTCAAAAAAATTTCGCAGATATTATTGTCAATGAGTGGAAGTCTCGAAACCAGCACAGTAGAATCATTGCAGTAGCTGAAAGTGTCAGAGATGCGGCTGCAATCTATCAACAACTCAAAGATACACTTGGATGCGATACCACTTCTGAGAATCGATGGCTATTTCTTTATCACGGTCGCATTGCTGAACAACTAAGACCTAAACTTTATCAAGCTATCAAGCAACGAGATGATGATAAGCAACCTTACATTGTGGTGACAACCAGTGCAATCGAAGTTGGCTGCGATCTCAATGCTGAGGTTTTGGTTTCCCAAATCTGCCCACCTGAAAATTTGATTCAGAGAGCAGGACGCTGTAACCGTAAAGGGAATAGCCCACATGCAAAAGTTATTGTTGTAGGCGATCGCATTCCTGATTTTGCAAATAGTCTGGATGAAGCTGGCTGGCAAAAGTATCAAGAAACACTGCGATCTCTAAAACATTTTGATACTCAGCTTATCTCTCAATATATTTCGCGATCGCAGCAGGTTGAAGACTATCGAGTCGTAGAACTTTTTTCCATGCTGCATGACTATGTTTATAGCGCTGACTTAACGTGTCAACCTCTGCATCAACGGGGATTAATTCCTACTCGAAGTTGGAAACCATCGATTAATTTGGTTCATCTTGGTAAAGGGCATAGTATCTCAGTCCCTATTGATAGGTTGGCTAATGGACAAAAGTATGCTGATATCTATGCTTATGAAAAACGATATGACAAAGAAAAAAGTCAGTGGGATGATGAACATCTTCTCGGATGGGGGTCAGCTTATGGAAAGGAAATTACCGTAAGGATTTCTCCTGATGGTGTTGACGTGAATTTACCACCGTATGACTATGATGAGAAGTTAGGATTTGTGGAAATTCCTAAAATATTCGTCAAAAAATGGACAGATGGTGCTGAAGAAAAGCTTTTGTATATCACAGGTCAGCACAAAGCTGTTATCAGTTATATCAAGTCTCTAGATGAATAG
- the cas6 gene encoding CRISPR-associated endoribonuclease Cas6, whose amino-acid sequence MPHSLVLNLLPQSPIPLQYLTGRHLHALFLTLVSSVDRKLGDYLHESKADKPFTLSPLQVVRRGTVCRAPTLQWEHTKPISAATPCWWRISLLDDTLFSKLTQLWLNLNPNHPWHLGPADLHITSILGTPQSTQPWANAISYAQLYDQSSDSNRQIELAFCTPTAFRQSNYDCALPTRDLVFNSLIKRWNQYSSIELPKTLIESIFPSFFDIHTEMVTDSRSKFIGCVGAMHFRILGDVEPVVIQQINALANFALYSGVGRKTTMGMGMVGRLSHS is encoded by the coding sequence ATGCCCCATAGCCTCGTCCTCAACCTCCTCCCCCAATCACCCATCCCCCTCCAATACCTCACCGGAAGGCATTTACACGCCCTCTTCCTCACCCTCGTCAGTTCCGTCGATCGCAAATTGGGTGACTACCTCCATGAATCTAAGGCTGACAAACCCTTTACCCTCAGCCCTTTGCAAGTCGTGCGTAGGGGCACGGTATGCCGTGCCCCTACTCTGCAATGGGAACACACCAAACCCATCTCTGCGGCTACACCTTGCTGGTGGCGCATCTCCCTCCTCGATGACACCCTATTCAGCAAACTAACCCAACTGTGGCTCAACCTTAACCCCAATCACCCTTGGCATCTGGGGCCGGCTGACTTGCATATTACCAGTATCCTAGGCACTCCCCAATCGACTCAACCTTGGGCAAATGCTATCAGTTATGCTCAACTTTATGACCAATCCTCAGATAGTAATCGCCAAATCGAGTTGGCTTTTTGTACACCCACTGCCTTCCGACAAAGCAACTATGACTGTGCTTTACCCACACGAGACTTGGTGTTTAATAGTCTGATTAAGCGCTGGAATCAATACAGCAGCATTGAACTGCCAAAAACCTTAATTGAGTCTATTTTTCCCAGTTTTTTTGATATTCACACTGAAATGGTTACCGACTCTCGTAGCAAGTTTATCGGCTGTGTTGGGGCGATGCATTTTCGGATTTTGGGTGATGTTGAACCTGTTGTGATTCAGCAGATTAACGCCTTAGCCAACTTTGCTCTCTATAGTGGTGTTGGACGCAAAACAACGATGGGTATGGGGATGGTAGGGCGGTTGAGTCATTCCTAA
- the cas4 gene encoding CRISPR-associated protein Cas4 codes for MNDTDYIPIASLNQYAYCPHRCWRMFCAGEFIDNQYTIEGTSLHDRVHTQGEGHREETWQIRAIWLKSEHYKLIGKSDLIESESGQLYPVEYKRGRKGEWDNDELQVCAQALCLEEMTGQTITQGYIYYAHSHQRQLVEISDQLREDAIATLQSVTTLLQTGIMPQPVYSKRCSGCSLSAQCLPQAATKVGRYQEVN; via the coding sequence ATGAACGACACAGATTACATCCCCATCGCATCACTCAACCAATATGCTTACTGCCCTCATCGCTGCTGGCGAATGTTCTGTGCCGGAGAGTTTATCGATAATCAATACACGATTGAAGGCACCAGCTTACACGATCGCGTCCACACCCAAGGCGAAGGACACCGAGAAGAAACCTGGCAGATTCGAGCCATTTGGCTCAAATCAGAACATTACAAACTGATTGGAAAATCGGACTTAATCGAATCAGAATCGGGTCAACTTTATCCCGTTGAGTACAAGCGGGGACGCAAGGGCGAATGGGATAACGATGAGTTGCAAGTTTGTGCTCAAGCGTTGTGCCTTGAGGAGATGACAGGACAAACCATTACTCAAGGCTATATCTACTACGCCCACTCTCACCAGCGCCAACTTGTCGAGATTTCAGATCAATTGCGAGAAGATGCGATCGCAACCCTCCAATCCGTTACAACATTACTGCAAACAGGCATCATGCCCCAACCCGTTTACAGCAAACGCTGTTCTGGATGCAGTCTTTCCGCCCAATGTTTGCCTCAAGCTGCGACTAAAGTGGGTCGCTATCAAGAAGTCAACTAA
- the cas2 gene encoding CRISPR-associated endonuclease Cas2 yields MYIVVSYDIPEDKRRTKIHSILKSYGQWMQYSVFECSLTDTQYAKLRSRLRKVIKPDQDSIRFYFLCQCCQGKVERIGGEQLRDDTIFFA; encoded by the coding sequence ATGTATATAGTCGTGTCTTACGATATTCCGGAAGATAAGCGCCGGACTAAAATTCATAGTATTCTCAAGTCCTACGGGCAATGGATGCAGTACAGTGTGTTTGAGTGCAGTTTGACAGATACTCAGTATGCTAAGTTGCGATCGCGTTTGCGTAAGGTGATTAAGCCTGACCAAGATAGTATCCGTTTTTATTTCCTTTGCCAGTGTTGTCAGGGAAAGGTGGAACGGATCGGGGGTGAGCAATTGCGGGATGATACGATTTTCTTTGCCTAA
- a CDS encoding NUDIX domain-containing protein, translated as MNRMILSTAIDNGVAMISGKMLQFKQDAEELFDILDPVTGYPTGQTKARYLVHQEGDWHGAFHLWLVNNTQEPMMYLQRRKEDKDVAPGYLDVPVGGHYRSGEKMADGVREVQEEIGLTVKLEDLTPLGKRLVVYREQGVKNNELIDVFLYETDLSIEAFQLQPEELAGFYEIPVREMLKLFTLEGYSYQAQGVELLNRLPQPHQLNVTKNSFVPSIDAYPYKVAIQVERYFEGKEHLSI; from the coding sequence ATGAATCGGATGATTTTGAGTACTGCGATCGATAATGGGGTAGCCATGATTTCGGGAAAGATGCTTCAATTTAAACAAGATGCAGAAGAACTTTTCGATATCCTAGACCCAGTCACTGGTTATCCCACAGGGCAGACAAAAGCTCGATATTTAGTTCATCAAGAAGGGGATTGGCACGGCGCGTTTCATCTTTGGCTCGTCAATAATACTCAAGAGCCGATGATGTATTTACAACGTCGCAAGGAAGATAAAGATGTGGCTCCAGGATATCTGGATGTGCCGGTAGGGGGTCATTACCGTTCGGGCGAAAAGATGGCTGATGGGGTACGGGAAGTCCAAGAAGAGATTGGTTTAACGGTTAAATTGGAAGACTTGACACCACTGGGGAAGCGTTTGGTGGTTTATCGAGAGCAAGGGGTTAAAAATAATGAGCTTATTGATGTGTTTTTATATGAAACTGATTTAAGTATTGAGGCGTTTCAACTTCAGCCTGAAGAGTTGGCGGGTTTCTATGAGATACCGGTGAGGGAAATGTTGAAGTTATTTACGTTGGAGGGATATAGTTATCAAGCCCAAGGGGTGGAGTTACTGAATCGGCTGCCTCAACCGCATCAGCTTAATGTAACGAAAAACAGCTTTGTGCCCTCAATTGATGCTTATCCGTATAAAGTAGCGATTCAAGTTGAGAGATATTTTGAAGGAAAAGAGCATCTGTCAATTTGA
- a CDS encoding DUF1611 domain-containing protein yields MRLTPNHRVAILLHEGIRGSHGKTGLTFLRYGEAPIVAVIDYQCAGESLSQLTGISCDASIVDSVTSALVEQPDVLLIGIAPSGGVLPDAWWQEVKQAVAAGLSVVNGLHTHMDSDSELRGLLRPNQWIWDIRREPEGLAVGSGKARSLSCQRVLTVGTDMSVGKMSASLELHRAARFKGIRSKFLATGQAGVMIAGEGIPLDAIRVDFAAGAVEQLVMRAGDDYDLLIVEGQGSLLHPGSTATLPLMRGTQPTGLVLVHRAGQTHIRNHQHVPIPPLPEVIGLYETVARAGGAFAPVRVVAIALNTGHLDTEAAQRAIAQVQEETGLPGTDAVRFGADLLVDAVIAE; encoded by the coding sequence GTGCGTCTAACCCCTAATCATCGTGTTGCCATTTTGCTCCATGAAGGAATTCGCGGTTCCCATGGGAAAACAGGACTGACGTTTTTACGCTATGGCGAAGCCCCGATTGTCGCGGTAATTGATTATCAGTGTGCTGGCGAGTCTTTATCTCAACTCACGGGTATCTCCTGCGATGCGTCGATTGTGGATTCAGTAACATCCGCTTTAGTTGAGCAACCGGATGTTTTGCTGATTGGCATTGCCCCCTCCGGAGGGGTGTTACCCGATGCCTGGTGGCAGGAGGTGAAGCAAGCGGTAGCGGCTGGGTTGTCGGTGGTGAATGGATTACATACCCACATGGACTCTGATTCTGAGTTACGCGGGTTACTGCGCCCAAATCAGTGGATTTGGGATATTCGTCGGGAGCCAGAGGGATTAGCTGTGGGGAGTGGGAAGGCGCGATCGCTTTCCTGCCAGCGCGTGTTGACGGTAGGGACGGATATGAGTGTAGGCAAGATGTCCGCCAGCCTGGAGTTGCATCGGGCAGCACGGTTTAAAGGCATACGCTCCAAGTTTTTAGCCACCGGTCAAGCGGGTGTGATGATTGCCGGGGAGGGGATTCCTTTAGATGCCATACGGGTAGATTTTGCTGCCGGAGCTGTGGAGCAGTTGGTGATGCGCGCTGGTGATGATTACGATTTGTTGATTGTGGAAGGGCAGGGTTCGCTGTTACATCCAGGTTCAACGGCAACCTTACCCCTGATGCGCGGAACTCAGCCCACGGGATTGGTTTTAGTGCATCGGGCAGGGCAAACTCATATCCGCAATCACCAGCATGTGCCGATTCCACCCTTGCCAGAGGTGATTGGGCTGTATGAAACGGTAGCTAGGGCAGGGGGGGCATTTGCGCCCGTGAGAGTCGTAGCTATCGCATTGAATACAGGTCACTTGGATACTGAAGCCGCCCAACGCGCGATCGCACAGGTACAGGAAGAAACCGGATTACCCGGCACCGATGCCGTTCGGTTTGGAGCGGATTTGCTGGTGGACGCGGTTATTGCTGAGTAA
- a CDS encoding dipeptide epimerase — protein MRLALETFTVHKRFPLTISRGTTSQTTNIWVRVEQEGIEGWGEASPFSIRADDKTGISSIRQSAEELWEALQLVAPTLETFSPWERQKIERVLREAEVPSAACASIDLALHDWMGKWTGVPLWRLWGLNRRRIVPISVTVGINSPEGARQRVRDWLPLTGGGVLKIKLGSPAGIEADREMLLAVRDEAPQAQLLVDANGGWSLEAATQMCDWLASQGVKYVEQPLAAGEEHQLPILYERSPLPIFVDESCFTSRDIPKLADRVHGINIKLMKSGGLTEAMRMVHTARACGLQVMFGCYSDSTLANTAASHLAPLADYLDLDSHLNLVDDPFTGATVQDGHLIPNDLPGLGVQYRASNP, from the coding sequence ATGCGCCTTGCCCTGGAAACCTTCACGGTACATAAGCGGTTCCCTTTGACGATCAGTCGGGGAACCACCTCCCAAACCACCAATATTTGGGTGCGGGTAGAGCAGGAAGGAATCGAAGGTTGGGGTGAAGCCTCTCCTTTTTCCATCCGTGCAGATGACAAAACAGGCATCTCTTCCATTCGCCAAAGCGCGGAGGAACTCTGGGAAGCCTTACAACTCGTTGCACCTACGCTGGAAACGTTTAGCCCGTGGGAACGCCAGAAGATTGAACGGGTGTTAAGGGAGGCAGAGGTGCCGTCAGCCGCTTGTGCATCGATTGATTTAGCCTTGCACGATTGGATGGGGAAGTGGACGGGAGTGCCTCTGTGGCGTCTGTGGGGCTTGAATCGCCGTCGGATTGTGCCAATTTCGGTCACCGTTGGGATTAATTCCCCAGAAGGGGCGAGACAGCGAGTGCGTGATTGGTTGCCATTAACAGGTGGAGGGGTGTTGAAAATCAAACTCGGTTCCCCGGCGGGAATTGAGGCGGATCGGGAGATGCTGTTGGCTGTGCGAGACGAAGCGCCCCAAGCGCAGCTTTTGGTGGATGCCAATGGAGGTTGGAGTCTGGAAGCGGCGACGCAGATGTGCGACTGGCTGGCTAGTCAGGGGGTAAAGTATGTGGAACAACCACTAGCAGCAGGGGAAGAACACCAATTGCCGATATTGTATGAGCGATCGCCTTTACCGATTTTTGTGGATGAAAGTTGTTTCACCAGCCGCGATATCCCGAAGTTAGCTGATCGCGTGCATGGAATTAACATCAAATTAATGAAGTCGGGAGGTTTAACCGAGGCGATGCGGATGGTGCATACAGCAAGGGCTTGTGGGTTACAGGTGATGTTTGGTTGCTATTCCGACAGTACCCTCGCCAATACGGCGGCATCTCATCTCGCACCGTTAGCGGATTATTTGGATTTAGACAGTCATCTAAACTTAGTGGATGACCCCTTCACAGGGGCAACCGTGCAAGATGGGCATCTGATTCCTAACGATTTACCTGGACTGGGAGTGCAATATCGTGCGTCTAACCCCTAA
- a CDS encoding chlorophyll a/b-binding protein, with product MTRSGAIVDEQGKLNNFAIEPKMYVDETPRTGFTSYAEVLNGRLAMLGFISLLALEAISGQGLIELLTTL from the coding sequence ATGACCCGTAGTGGAGCTATTGTGGACGAGCAAGGCAAATTGAACAACTTTGCCATTGAACCGAAGATGTACGTGGACGAAACTCCTCGCACTGGCTTTACATCCTACGCTGAAGTACTCAATGGCCGTCTGGCAATGCTTGGGTTTATTTCCTTGCTGGCGTTAGAAGCTATCAGTGGGCAAGGTTTGATTGAATTATTGACAACCCTATAA
- a CDS encoding NUDIX hydrolase, translating into MSSVQPWKILNSQLVLDNPWCKVRRDEVELASGQVIDDFFVNVRPDIVLILAVTQQREIVFVRQYRHGVQDILLELPGGGFHSQLETSLSAAHRELEEETGYVAEHMRFLATLYDNPVKDTNKIHLFMAENAHPSSIQQLDVTEEVEIVLVPIEEVLAKISTGEICVCGTVTALFLGLRVLASSSFPSHSP; encoded by the coding sequence ATGAGTTCTGTACAGCCTTGGAAAATCCTCAACTCACAGCTTGTCTTGGACAACCCATGGTGTAAAGTTAGGCGGGATGAAGTCGAGTTAGCCAGTGGTCAAGTCATCGATGACTTTTTTGTCAATGTTAGACCCGATATCGTTCTCATCCTTGCAGTTACTCAGCAGCGAGAGATTGTGTTTGTGCGTCAATACCGTCATGGTGTCCAGGATATTTTATTAGAACTTCCTGGCGGTGGCTTTCACTCACAACTAGAGACGAGTCTGTCAGCAGCTCATCGAGAACTCGAAGAGGAAACCGGGTATGTGGCTGAACACATGAGGTTTTTGGCAACTTTATATGATAATCCGGTCAAGGATACCAATAAAATTCATTTATTTATGGCAGAAAATGCCCATCCCTCCAGTATTCAACAGCTCGATGTTACCGAAGAAGTTGAAATTGTCTTAGTGCCTATTGAAGAAGTTTTAGCCAAAATCTCAACCGGAGAAATTTGCGTTTGTGGCACGGTTACGGCTTTATTTTTAGGGTTAAGGGTTCTGGCGTCGTCGTCTTTCCCTTCTCACAGTCCCTAA
- a CDS encoding DUF6464 family protein → MLDTILVFVLGLTPPILSLWMMRRAKERMEARLLAVRQQSFVRVPPRNHLPPDQYYLDGVGYLIGDITCQFNARSAYIRCAINPSGPCEQCCHYQPKEEILDN, encoded by the coding sequence ATGTTAGATACCATCTTGGTTTTTGTCTTGGGTTTGACACCACCAATCCTTTCTCTGTGGATGATGCGAAGAGCAAAGGAACGGATGGAAGCAAGGCTTTTAGCCGTGAGGCAACAGTCTTTTGTGAGGGTGCCGCCCAGAAATCATCTGCCTCCAGATCAATATTACCTTGACGGTGTTGGCTATTTAATTGGTGATATTACCTGCCAATTCAACGCCCGTTCAGCTTACATCCGATGTGCGATTAACCCATCCGGCCCCTGTGAACAGTGTTGTCATTATCAACCGAAAGAAGAAATATTAGACAATTAA
- the speD gene encoding adenosylmethionine decarboxylase, protein MKQVGTHLVVDAWGAPEDLLNDPEGIRRAIMDAIEAGEATLIDLCVHQFSPHGVTATATLAESHIAIHTWPEHGYFAADLFFCGRGKPAEAMKLLQTALKAKQVRQREIPRGFDTAAQSNGRLEDLAYQTVG, encoded by the coding sequence ATGAAACAAGTGGGAACTCATCTGGTCGTTGACGCATGGGGAGCACCGGAAGACCTTCTCAATGACCCTGAGGGAATTCGCCGCGCCATTATGGATGCAATTGAAGCTGGAGAAGCTACCCTTATCGATTTGTGTGTACACCAGTTTAGTCCCCACGGAGTGACAGCAACGGCAACACTGGCAGAGTCTCATATCGCCATCCACACTTGGCCTGAACACGGCTATTTTGCAGCGGATTTATTCTTTTGCGGTCGTGGCAAGCCTGCGGAGGCAATGAAACTTCTACAAACAGCCCTGAAAGCCAAGCAAGTCAGGCAGAGAGAAATCCCCCGTGGCTTTGACACAGCCGCACAGAGCAATGGGCGATTGGAAGATCTTGCTTACCAGACAGTTGGGTAA
- a CDS encoding Dethiobiotin synthetase: MDYKTARSFLIHQGTPSDSNTDAFLMRLKQRKAPIPGQVTTILLALKVVFEGLRTASALDRELVYSLYLLSFEGRQHFEAGIQAGIDWPPLLQEDLKRISRAVKSIFAGVWHSE, from the coding sequence ATGGATTATAAAACAGCCCGTAGCTTTCTAATTCATCAGGGAACGCCCTCTGACTCCAATACTGATGCTTTCCTCATGCGTCTAAAGCAGAGAAAGGCACCCATTCCGGGTCAGGTGACTACTATTTTGTTAGCCCTAAAAGTCGTGTTTGAGGGTCTACGAACCGCTTCCGCGCTTGACCGGGAACTTGTTTACTCCCTGTATCTATTATCGTTTGAGGGCCGACAGCATTTTGAGGCTGGGATTCAGGCGGGAATTGACTGGCCACCTCTACTCCAGGAAGATTTGAAGCGAATTTCAAGAGCGGTCAAGAGTATTTTTGCGGGTGTTTGGCATAGTGAGTAA
- a CDS encoding alcohol dehydrogenase catalytic domain-containing protein, with the protein MLAALLYGQEDLRLQSVATPTPAAGEVVMKVGTATTCGTDLKVWRRGGHARMLKPPTLFGHEVVGEIVAIGVGVTGWNIGDRVVANNSAPCMSCFFCHRREYSLCPNLLFNNGTFAEYLKIPAPIVQHNLLAVPPDLPNALAAMTEPLACVLHGISCSNVQAGDRVVVIGDGAIGLMFVAVLAHQCGAQVFLFGGNDSRLQIGEQLGASRTFNYHQLSDVPAQVRDLTQGWGADVVIEATGIPAVWEMAIACGRPGATINLFGGCPRDTTITVSTEQLHYNALTLKGVFHNTPAHVRQALELLASRVIPFERLITDYRPLKDLEQALEDMKNRKAIKVAIEPGRP; encoded by the coding sequence TTGCTCGCTGCATTACTCTACGGTCAGGAAGATTTACGTTTGCAATCGGTTGCTACTCCCACCCCTGCGGCGGGTGAGGTTGTGATGAAAGTAGGCACCGCAACAACCTGTGGCACTGACTTGAAAGTTTGGCGGCGTGGGGGTCATGCCAGAATGTTGAAACCGCCCACCTTATTTGGTCATGAGGTGGTGGGTGAAATTGTAGCGATAGGAGTTGGGGTTACAGGATGGAATATAGGCGATCGCGTCGTGGCGAACAACTCCGCCCCCTGTATGTCCTGCTTTTTTTGCCACCGTCGCGAGTATTCTTTGTGTCCCAATTTGCTATTTAACAACGGCACGTTTGCTGAGTATCTCAAAATCCCAGCCCCCATCGTGCAACACAACCTGTTAGCTGTCCCTCCCGATTTGCCCAACGCCCTAGCCGCGATGACGGAACCCTTGGCTTGTGTCCTGCATGGGATATCCTGTTCTAATGTCCAAGCAGGCGATCGGGTTGTTGTGATTGGAGATGGAGCCATTGGGCTGATGTTCGTGGCGGTACTCGCGCATCAGTGTGGTGCCCAAGTGTTTCTGTTTGGGGGAAATGACAGCCGATTGCAAATTGGGGAACAATTAGGGGCATCTCGGACGTTTAATTATCATCAGTTGTCGGATGTACCCGCACAGGTGCGAGACTTAACCCAAGGATGGGGGGCAGATGTAGTGATTGAAGCGACAGGTATTCCAGCCGTGTGGGAAATGGCGATCGCATGTGGTCGTCCGGGTGCCACCATTAACCTATTTGGCGGCTGTCCTCGCGATACCACCATTACCGTCAGTACCGAACAGCTACATTACAACGCCCTGACTCTCAAAGGAGTGTTCCACAATACACCCGCCCATGTGCGCCAAGCCCTGGAGTTGTTGGCAAGTCGAGTCATCCCCTTTGAACGGCTAATCACTGACTATCGACCGCTTAAAGATTTGGAGCAGGCGCTTGAAGATATGAAAAATCGTAAGGCTATTAAGGTGGCTATTGAACCGGGGAGGCCGTGA
- a CDS encoding DpnI domain-containing protein, with protein sequence MRVNTCPCCGSVLLRHARRKGVYWYCTSCHEEMIPLMMGQLPISSEPRKKRSQTLQSVNS encoded by the coding sequence ATGCGGGTCAACACTTGTCCTTGTTGTGGTAGTGTTTTACTGCGCCATGCGCGACGGAAAGGTGTCTATTGGTATTGCACCTCCTGCCATGAGGAAATGATTCCTTTGATGATGGGCCAGTTACCTATCAGCTCTGAACCGAGGAAAAAGCGATCGCAAACTTTACAGTCGGTCAATTCATAG